Below is a window of Mycobacterium dioxanotrophicus DNA.
CCGAGGCGCGCCAGCCGCGGTTCCAGATCGGGTCGAAGAAATCCTGATATGGGTTGCGCAGATCAACGTTCTTCGCCTGTTCCAGGAGCCCTAGAGTCGAGAGCGCCTTCTCCAGTCCAGCGATCGCGAGCGACGAGTTTTGGAAGAGCTTGTAGATGTAGGTCCGTGAGGATTCGTCCGGTGCGTTTTCTGCATAGGTAGCCCACCGTTCCTCTTGGCGTTTCCAGTAGGCGTAGTCAGCGCCGGTCAGGACGAAGTCTTCGCAATCGTTGCAACGCCTTCTTTTTGGGCATTCCGCACCGCCGACGACAGGTTTGAACGTGCAGAGTCCGCCTTCGGTCGGGAGGGCGGCGATGTCAATGAGCTTGCGGTGGATAGTGGATTCGGTCATGGGGTCCGGTGTCCGGACGAGTTCGCCTGGCGTGCTACTGCCTGGTCCTCTCACCCACACTTGCTGCAGGTAGGGTTCGATCTTTGACGACGAGATGAGCGTGTAGTGCTCTGACATCCGCTCTGATACATGGCCGAGTATCTGCTTGACAACGACCATGGGTGCACCGGCATCGACGAGCCGTGTTGCAAGGGTGTGCCGAGCCTGATGACTAACATGCCCTGGTAACTCGATATCGCCAAGCCACTTCTTGAAACGGTCCTGGAAAGTCGCAATTGCTATCGCGTTCAAGAAGTTTGGGTTCTGTAAGGCAGTTGGGAACAGCGCGATCTTCTGCAATGTCTTCCCCGCGGGAGCGGCACCATGCTTGAGGCGATATCTCTCGGCGGTCTTCTTCTGGCGTTCACGGATAACCCAGAACACGTCATCGGGTATCAGAACGCCGTAGTCAAGCTGGTTCACCTTTGTCATATCGAACCACGCGTATTTGCGACCCAGGTGCTCACTCACGCAGTCGAAGCGGAGATTGACGACTTCACCGATCCGCCGCCCCACCCGGATCTGAATGAACCAGATGTCCTCAATACCCATGTCATTGGGATCTCGAGCGGAGAGCAGCTTCATGTTGGTGGGCGAGATGAGGTGTTCGAACACATCGTCACTCAGCGGCCGGGGGCGTTTGGAGTGCCGCAGCTTTCCTTCCGGAAAGGCAAGCATGAAGTCCCGACGCAATCCGATAGAGTCCGGAACCTGTCAACCTGAATGAGGCACCGTTGCGCGGTATTTACTGAGCGTCCTCCTCTGGATGGTGGGGTCGGTTGATCCACGAGATTTCAGGGATCTTCGGCGGTTCGGGCGGTTTGCGGACGAACCGTTCCGGGTGTTCGGCGTAGGCGGCGTCGAGTACGCCGGCACGCTTGTCGCGGATGGCCTCGGCCAGGCCGTAGTGGACGTCAGCGGCGGTATGCAGGCCCAGCCCGCTGTGGCGATGTTCATCGTTATACCAACCGAAGAAGACCTGGCAGTGCAATCGAGCTTCCTCGATCGAGCCGAACCGGCCGGGAAGTCGGGCCGGTACTTCAACGTCTTGAACTGGGCCTCGCTGAACGGGTTGTCGTTGGAGATGTGCGGTCGCGAATGTGACTGGGTGACACCGAGATCGGCGAGCAAGAACGCAACCGGCTTGCTGGTCATGGAACTGCCGCGATCGGCATGGATCGTCAACTGGTCACGGTCGATCCCTTGCTTGGCGCAGGTCTGGCGGATCAGCACCTCGGCCAGCGCCGCCGATTCGCGGCTGGCAACCATCCAGCCAACGACGTACCGCGAGAAAATATCCAAGATCACATACAGGTAGTAGTAGGTCCACTTTGCCGGGCCGCGCAATTTCGTTATGTCCCACGACCACACCGCATTTGGGGTGCTGGCCACCAGTTCGGGTTTCACCTTCGCCGGGTGCGTGGCCTGGGCGCGGCGTTCACGCACCTCGCCGGCTTGGCGCAGCAGCCGATAAAACGTCGACTGTGAGCCCAGGTAGACACCTTCGTCGAGCAAGGTGGCCCACACCTCAGCCGGCGCGACGTCGACGAACCGGTCGCTGTGCAGCACATCGAGGATCGCCTGCTGCTCGGCGGCACTCAGCGCACGCGGCTGCCGCCGCTCACGGTGCGGGATCGGCTCTGGTCGTGTCGGGGCCGGGCTTTGCCGGTGGCGTCGGTAGTAGCTGGCCTGCGCGGCACCCACCGCTTCGCAGGCGGCCCGCACACCCAACTGCGGTGCCAACTCCATGACGGCCTGATCAGTCACGTGGTCGACCTCGGATCGGTATCCGCGCTCTCGGAGAGCGTCTCCAAGAGCGCGTGCAGTTTTGCCTGCACATCCACCACGGCGCGGGTCTTGGCCAACTCCTGTTCCAGTCGCTGCTTTTCGGCTTGCAGGCGGGCGATCTGCTCGGCGGCCGGATCACGGCGCTTGCGCCCGCGCGGGCGGCCAGCCCGCCAACGCGCCGGCGTCGCGGGCTTTGCGCCACTCGGTGATGTGGCTGGAATACAGCCCCTCACGGCGCAGCACCGCGCCCTTCTCACCGTCAGGTGCCGCGTCGTAGGCGGCCAGGACCTCCAGCTTGTACTTCGCGGTGAACGTCCGTCGCCGAGCGCGTTCGGGCACCTCGGGATCGGGACGTTGCGTTGCATCGTCAGCCACCCGACCAGGATCTTCCATCCCGGCCGCGCAGACCAACGTCGTCACCTTGCTTGCCATTTCGGGGAGTCTCTCCATCCCCGCCCTCGGGTCACTAATTATCAGGGGGCGAGTGCCTCAACCCAGGTTGGCAGAGAGGGGTCGGCCACTCCGGTGTCCAGGGCGAAGCGCATGAGCCGCCTGAGCCCGTTGAAGATCAATGACTTGCTGAGTTCTGTGGCGATACTCTGCTGACCATCTACCAGGTACAGACCGAGTTGCGGCTCGTTGTTCTGTGCCCGGCGAGTTTGATCAGCGACAAAAGCCCTAGCCGTGTCTTCAGTGAGCTCCGTGGCATCCGCGCCACCCCGTGGGACCGCCCATTCCAAGTAGGCGCTGAGGGCCACCGAGCAGCGCCTGAGTTGCTCCAACGAAGACTGAGTTCGAGGGCGACTCGGGGAGTCGAAAATCGAGGCAATCAGATCCCAGGTCAGTGTGCGCAGCCAATCCTGGGTAATCACCCTGAGGTCGAACGGCGACCGGCGGTCCTTCAGGCGGAAGCCCCAATGCATGGGATCGATATAGCCAAGCTCGCGGCTCTGCGCACGGGTGACATGCACTGGTGCGCAGTGACTCTGCATCACGGCGACCATCGCATCGCAGACTTGGCCGTATTTCGACCAGCGTTTCTGATCCTTCTTCTTGCCCTGGCCACGGGGGCGCTTTGTGGTGTCGATTTCCATGATCGACGCGACGCATTTTTCTTCAAGGTCTTCAATCAGCGCTCGAAGTACTCTCGGGGGCCACTTCGTTGGTCGCGGTGACGTGGCGTTGGCGAAGAGTGCGTACCGGATTTCGGCGGCAGCCAGTGGTGGCAGGCCTGTAAGAGAAACAATGCCGGTACCCGAAGTGTCTACGTGGTCA
It encodes the following:
- a CDS encoding tyrosine-type recombinase/integrase, with the protein product MLAFPEGKLRHSKRPRPLSDDVFEHLISPTNMKLLSARDPNDMGIEDIWFIQIRVGRRIGEVVNLRFDCVSEHLGRKYAWFDMTKVNQLDYGVLIPDDVFWVIRERQKKTAERYRLKHGAAPAGKTLQKIALFPTALQNPNFLNAIAIATFQDRFKKWLGDIELPGHVSHQARHTLATRLVDAGAPMVVVKQILGHVSERMSEHYTLISSSKIEPYLQQVWVRGPGSSTPGELVRTPDPMTESTIHRKLIDIAALPTEGGLCTFKPVVGGAECPKRRRCNDCEDFVLTGADYAYWKRQEERWATYAENAPDESSRTYIYKLFQNSSLAIAGLEKALSTLGLLEQAKNVDLRNPYQDFFDPIWNRGWRASDLMDLTDRSTPNDHDADPLTIPADGEGAA